Genomic window (Croceicoccus sp. Ery15):
CCAAGAAGATGGGCCGGAACCGGTACGACTGGTTCACCCCCGAAATGGAGCGCGAGCTGAAGCTGCGCAGCGAGCTGGAAAGCGGCATCCGTCGCGGCATCGCGCGCGGCGAATTCGTGCCCTTTTACGAACAGCAGGTCGATGTGGAGACCGGCGAGCTGACCGGTTTCGAAATGCTGGCCCGCTGGCAATCGCCCACGCTGGGCCTTGTCACCCCCGATTTCTTCATCCCCGTGGCCGAGGAAATCGGCTGTATCGCCGAATTGTCCGAAGCCGTGATCGCACAGGCGCTGAAGGATGCAGCCGACTGGGATCCGGCACTGACCCTGTCGGTCAATATCTCGCCCGTGCAATTGCGCGATCCGTGGTTTGCGCAGAAACTTCTGAAACTGCTTTCCGAAGCGAAATTCCCGCCCGAACGGCTGGAAATCGAAGTGACCGAAAGCTGCCTGCACGAAAATATCGGCCTCGTCCGGTCGCTGGTCACTAGCCTGAAGAACCAGGGCGTATCGGTCAGCCTGGACGATTTCGGCACCGGCTATGCGTCGATCGCCCAGCTTCGTGCCCTGCCCTTCGACCGGATCAAGATCGACCGCAGCTTTATCGCAGAGCTTGGCCGCAGCGGCGACAATGCCGCGCTGGTTAGCGCGATCACCTCGATCGGTGCGGGCATGCGCCTGCCCGTCACGGCAGAAGGGATTGAGAGCGAGCATGTGCGCGACCGTTTACGCGGCCTGGGCCAGTTCAAGGGTCAGGGCTATTTCTATGGCCGCCCCGAGCCTGCCGAAAAGGTCCATGCCCGCCTGAAAAGCGAAGCGCGGCTGGCCGAGGATGTACGAACGCCGTCGCGTCTTGGCCCCCAGTCCGCCAAGACACCCGAAGACGGCGAACCGCCCCGCGCCGCCAAGGGCTGATCGCCGCATAGGGCGATTGGTCCGAAAGACGCAGCGCAGGACTGGACGTAACGCCCCCCGCTGCATAGATGCGAGCCTGTTATGCGCATCCCCTTCACCAAGATGCACGGGCTTGGCAATGATTTCGTCGTGCTCGATGCCCGTGCCGAGCCGCTGCCGCCGATCAATGGCGAAATCGCGGCCGCGCTGGCCGACCGTCATACCGGCATCGGCTGCGACCAGCTTGTGCTGATCGAACCGTCGGACATGGCCGATATCCGCATGCGCATCTTTAATTCCGATGGCGGAGAGGTCGAGGCCTGCGGCAATGCGACCCGTGCGGTCGGCCTGCTGGTTGGCGGGGAACTGACCGTCGAGACATTGGGCGGGCTGCTGGCGGTACGCCCCGATGCAGCGGGCATTGCGGTCGACATGGGCGTGCCGCGTTTCGAATGGGATGCGATCCCGCTGGCCTATGCGATGGACACGCTGGCGATGCCGGTCGGCTGGGACATGCTGGACGCTCCTGTGGCGGTGAATGTCGGCAATCCGCATGCGGTGTTTTTCGTCGACGATCTGGCCGCGATCCCGCTGGGCGAGATCGGACCGGTGATCGAACATGATCCGGTGTTTCCGCAGGCCGTGAACGTCAATGTCGCGCAGGTCCTGTCGCGCGGCGCGATCCGCCTGCGCGTATGGGAACGCGGCGCGGGGCTGACGCGGGCCTGCGGCACGGGCGCCTGCGCCACGGCGGTCGCGGCGATGCGGCGCGGTCTGGTCGATCGCGAGGTGACCGTGTCATTGCCCGGCGGCGATCTGGTGATCGGCTGGGGGCAGGACAGTGCAGAGGCGAAGGGCCGCATCACCATGACCGGCCCCGCGACCATATCCTATACCGGCGCTTTCGATTGGGGGGCTTACGCTTGAGCGCCTCTGAAATCGTGACCCTGGGCTGCCGCCTGAACATGGCGGAGAGCGAGCGCATTGCCGCGATCCTGAATGGCAGCGCCGACAAGACCGTGGTGGTGAACAGCTGCGCCGTCACGCAAGAGGCGGTGCGCCAGACCCGCCGCGCGATCCGCCGCCTGCGCCGCAGCCATCCCGACGCGCGCCTGCTGGTCACCGGATGCGCCGCCGATATCGAGGGTGAGCAGATCGCCGCCATGCCCGAAGTCGACGGGCTGGTCGCCAATGCGGCCAAGCTGGAACCGCGCGCATGGTCGGCAGGCGATGCACCGCGGCACGCACCGCAGCCGGCCGCCCGCGCCCGCACGCGCGCGTTCGTTCCCGTGCAGAACGGCTGCGACCACAGCTGCACCTTTTGCGTGATCCCGCAGGGTCGCGGAGCCAGCCGGTCGCTGCCGGTCGACGACATCGTGCGGATCGTGACCGACCATCTGGATCAGGGCGCGCCCGAGATCGTGCTGACCGGCGTCGATGTCACAAGCTGGGGACACGACCTGCCCGGCGCGCCCGCGCTGGGGGTTTTGGTACGCGCGCTGCTCGATGCCTGTCCCGGCCTTGCGCGTCTGCGCCTGTCCTCCATCGACGGGGCGGAAATCGATCCTCTGCTGGAAGACATGGCCGCGCATGAGCCGCGTTTCATGCCGCATCTTCACCTGTCGCTGCAATCGGGCGACGATATGATCCTGAAACGGATGAAGCGCCGCCACAGCCGCGCCGATGCGATCCGCCTTGTCGAACGGCTGAAAAACCGCCGCCCCGATCTGGCTGTGGGCGCCGATCTGATCGCGGGATTTCCGACCGAAACGGACGATATGCACGCCAATAATCTTTCCATCATCAGCGCCTGCGATATCGTGCATGGCCATGTCTTTCCCTTCAGCCCGCGCCCCGGCACGCCCGCCGCGCGCATGCCGCAAGTCGATCCGGTGCGCGTAAAGGCCCGCGCTGCCGAAATGCGCGGCGCGGTCGCCGTGCAGCGGCGCCAATGGCTGGACGGGCTGATCGGCAGCACACAGACCGTGCTGGCCGAACGCGATGGCACCGGCCATGCCGAGAATTTCGCCCCCGTCCGCCTGCCCGCCGGCATGGCACAGGGCGAAACCGCCCGCCTGCGCATCACCGCGCGCGACGAAGGCCTGCTGGTCGGAGAAGCGGCATGAGCGAGAGCTGGCAGACCCGCGTCTTCGGCGGTTTCCGCAAGACATCCGAACGGCTGAGCGAGAACCTTGCCGGTATCGGCGGGCAGACGCGGCTGACCGATGCGCAGCTGGACGAGCTGGAAGATGCGCTGATCCTGTCGGACCTTGGCCCGCGCGCGGCGATGCGGATCCGCGAGAAACTGGCCGAACGCCGCTTTGACCGCGGTGCCGACCAGCGCGCCATTCAGGAAGCGGTGGCCGAAGAAATTGCCGAAATCCTGCGCCCCGTGGCGAAGCCGCTTGATGTTACCGCCTTTCCCCGCCCGCATGTCGTGCTGGTCATCGGGGTCAACGGCAGCGGCAAGACGACCACCATCGCCAAGCTTGCCCATCTGTTTCAGGAAGAGGATTATTCGGTCATGCTGGCCGCGGGCGACACGTTCCGCGCCGCTGCCATCGGGCAGTTGAAAGTATGGGCCGACCGCATCGGCGTGCCCGTGGTGACCGGGCCCGAAGGCGGCGATCCGGCCAGCGTGGTGTTCGACGGGGTCAAGGCCGCGACCGACAAGGGCAGCGACGCGCTGATCGTGGACACGGCGGGCCGCCTGCAGAACAAGCGCGAGTTGATGGACGAGCTTGCCAAGATCCGGAAGGTTCTGGGCCGCCTCAACCCCGAAGCGCCGCATGATGTGGTGCTGGTGCTGGATGCAACCAACGGGCAGAATGCGCTGTCGCAGATCGATGTGTTCAAGGAAGTGGCGGGCGTGACCGGCCTTGTGATGACCAAGCTGGACGGCACGGCGCGCGGCGGCGTGCTGGTTGCGGCGGCAGAGCAATATGGCCTGCCCATCCACGCCATCGGCGTGGGCGAAGGGATCGACGATCTGCGCCCCTTCGATCCCGATCTGGTCGCCCGCGTAATCGCCGGAGTGGCATGATGACCCAGCAGACCGAAGCAGCGCCCGCCAAGAGGAAATCCGGCTGGCTGAACCTTGCCATCGATTACGGGCCGCTGCTGATCTTCTTCCTCGTCTATCGCTATTTCAGCCCCGAGGAAAAGGGCAATGCCGTGGGCGAGGTGCTGGCCGTGGTGAAAGGCACCGGCGCGTTCATCGTGGCCGCGCTGGTCGCTCTGGGCGTGTCAAAATGGAAGCTGGGGCACATCACCCCGATGCTGATGCTGTCGACCGCGCTGATCGTGTTTTTCGGCGGGCTGACGATCTTTTTTCAGGACCCCGTGTTCGTGCAGGTCAAGCCGACGATCATCTATGCGATCTTCGCGGTCGCGCTGCTGGTCGGCTGGCGCATGGGCAAGCCGCTGCTGAAATATCTGCTGGGCGCCGCGTTCGAGGGCTTGTCGGATCGCGGCTGGCTGATGCTGTCGCGCAATTGGGGATTCTATTTCGTCGGGCTGGCGGTGCTGAACGAAGTAATGCGCGCGGCGCTGCCGTTCGAACAATGGCTGACCGCCAAATTCTGGCTGTTCATGCCGCTGTCGTTCCTGTTCACCTTTATGCAGCTGCCGATGATGATGCGCGAAGGTCTGGGCAAGGAAGACGAGGTCGAGGAAGAAACGACCCACCCGCCCGTCTGAGAGCATCCCTTCTGACAGCTCCCCGTCAGACAACTACGGGCAGCGGGCAGGCCAGCCGCGGCCCGCCCTGCACTGCCCGTCATGCGTGTACAGTGTTCCGCCCGTTCAGGCGGCGGCGTGTTGCGATGCCAACTGCGTTTGCAGCACGCCGATCCGCTTGCGCTCGTCCGTCCAGCTGCGGTTGGGCTGGGCGCTGACCTTGTCGATCAGCTGGCGCAGTTCGTTTTCACGGTCTTTGCGGGTTGTTTCCTGCATATCGACTCTCCTCTCGTCTCATGCGCTTCTTCAAAGCGGAAGCATCATAGCATGAAATGCGGCACGAAGGGGGCGGTTCCGACGCAAAAACGCGTTGGACCGGCCCCGAACGGGCGTACGCAATCAGATTTCCAGCTGGCTGCCCAGTTCGACCACGCGATTGGTGGGCAGACGGAAGAATTCCATCGCATTGGCGGCATTGCGCAGCATCCAGGCGAATATCTTCTCGCGCCAGATCATCATGCCCGGATTCTCCGAGGGCAAAAGCGTCTGCCGCGACAGGAAAAAGCTGGTCTGCATCATGTCGAACATGCCGCCGCAATGGTCGATATCGGCCAATGCCTTGGGCACGTCGGTTTCCTCCATGAAACCGTAATGCAGGATCAGGCGATAGAATCCGCGCCCCAGATCGTGAATCTCGTGCCGCTTGGCCGGATCCACATAGGGGTAATCCTCGATCTTCACCGTCAGCACGACCACGCGTTCGTGCAGCACCTTGTTGTGTTTGATATTATGCAACAACGCCGATGGCACGCCCGCCGTGCTGGACGCCATGAAGATCGCCGTGCCCGATACGCGCGTGGCCGAATTGGTCGCGGACTTGGCGAAAATCTCGATCGGCAGCGCAACCTCGGCCATGCGTTCGTGCATCAGCTTGCGCCCCTTGGCCCATGTGGTCAGCAGGGTGAACGCCACCGCGCCGATCAGCAGCGGGAACCAGCCCCCGTCGGGCACCTTGGTCGCATTGGCCGCGAAATAGGCGCCGTCGACGATGAAGAACAGCACCACCACCGGCACCGCCATCCACCATTTCCACCGCCACACGGCCAGGAACAGCGCCGCCAGCAGGCAGGTATCGATCAGCATCGCGCCCGTCACCGCGATGCCGTATGCGCTGGCAAGATTGGACGAGTTCTGGAAGGTCAGCACCAGCAGGATCACCGCCACCATCAGCGCCCAGTTGATCGCGGGGATATAGATCTGCCCTGCCTCGGTCTCGCTGGTGTGCAGGATCGACAGGCGCGGGATAAAGCCCAGTTGCATCGCCTGATGCGTGATCGAGAACGCGCCCGAAATCACCGCCTGGCTGGCGATGAAGGTCGCCATCATGGCAAGGATGACGAGCGGGAAGCGCATCACTTCGGGCGCCATCATGAAGAAGGGATTGCGGATCGCCTCTGCCGCGTCGGGGCCCGACAGGCTGGTCACCATCGCCGCCTGCCCGAAATAGTTGAGCAGCAGCGCGGGCATCACGAAGGCGAACCAGCTGATCCGCAGCGGACCGCGACCGAAATGGCCCATATCGGCATACAGCGCCTCTGCCCCCGTGACGGCCAGAACGACCGAGCCGAGCGCCAGAAACGCCAGCGTCTTGTCGACCATGAAGAACTGCACCGCATACCACGGGTTCAGCGCCACCAGCACGCCCGGGTTCTGCACGATATGGGTTACGCCCAGCACTGCCAGCACGCAGAAATAGGTGATCATGATCGGCGCGAACAGCGCCCCCACCTTGGCCGTGCCGCGTTTCTGAAGCAGGAACAGGCCGACCAGCATGACCAGCGCGATGGGGATCACCCATTGTTCGAAACGCGCTTCCACCACGGTCAGGCCTTCCACGGCGGAAAGCACCGAAATCGCAGGGGTTATCATCGAATCGCCATAGAACAGCGATGTCGCCATCACCCCCAGCAACACCGTCAGCCACCCAAATCGCGACTTGCCCATATGGCGCGAGATCAGCGCGACCAGCGCAAGGCTGCCGCCCTGCCCCTTGTTGTCGGCGCGCATCAGGATCGTCACGTACTGGATCGAAACCACCAGCGTCATCGACCAGAAGATCAGGCTGACCACGCCAAGGATATGCAGCTTGTCCAAAGCCAGCGGATGCGGCCCGACAAATGTTTCGCGGAAAGCGTAAAGCGGGCTGGTGCCGATATCGCCGAACACGATGCCGACCGCGCCCGCCGCCAGCTTCAGCTTGGCGCTGGTGCGTTCCTTGCCGGTAAGCGCATGTCCGCCCCCGTGCGATGCCAACTCGCTGCTCAAGCCAGAAAAAACTCCGGTCTGTGGTCGTTGCCCGCCCCGATTCCGTCGGGCCCGGCAAACAGGGCTGCGCGATTAGCAGCGCCCATGATGCACCGCAAGCGAGCACTGGGGGCATACTTCCAATGCCCCTGCTGCGATTGCGAACACCGCCATGGCGCTGCGTGGATCATCGCGCGGGGGCTGCCATTGGACCTGCCGGCGCGGGCATCTGGCCCTGCTGCGCTTCGATCAGCGCGTCAAGTTGCCGCACCTGCGCCTCCAGCACGGCGCGCCACGGTTCGCTGTCCGCCGTATCGCCATCGGCCAGCGGACGGTCGAGCAGCGATTGCCAGCGGTCTCGCGCTTCGGCGTATCGGCCCGTCTGCGCCAGTGCCAGCCCGGCGAAAAACGGCGGGCCGGGATGGCGCGGCGCCAATGCCGCCGCCTTGTCATAGGAATAGAGCGCCGCCGGAGTAGCGATGCCCTGTGCATGGCCGACCAGCGCATTGCCCAGCGCCAGCCACGCATCGGGATCGTCGGGATGTTCGCGGATCGCCCCGCGCAAGATCGCTGCCGCGGCGGAAAACTGCCCGTTGCGCGTCATGGCATCGGCCGTCACCAGATAGCGGCGGCCCGGCGCGAATTCGGCCTGCATGCCCTGCCGCACCTCGACAAGGGCGGCCTCCATGCTCTCGCGGCTTTCGCGCGGCGGCTTGGGCGCGCCCTGCAGCGACGGGCTGCCTTGCGCGGCATAGCCCGCAAGGCCGAGCAGCAGGGCCGACCCCGTCAGCTCCCACGCCGGACGCGGCAGTTTCAGCACGAAGATCAGCGCGGCGAACACCGCGACCGCCAGCGGGACGACGATAAACCAGCTCATTCGCCGCCTCCCGATTCCGGACTATGCCTGTTGCGGCGGAACCGTCCGCGCAGCAGGAACAGGGCCAGCAACAACAGCACTACGGGCGCTGCGAACAGCGGCCATGTCAGCCCCGTGACCACCGGCTTGTAGCTGATGTAATCGCCATAGCGATCGATCAGCCATTGGCGGATCGCCTCGGGATCCTCGCCCGCCGCGATGCGCTGGCGCACTTCGCTGCGCATGTCGCCCGCCATGGGCGCGTCACTGTCGGCGATCGACTGGCTCTGACAGGTCAGGCAGCGGATCGTTTCCATCAATTCCTGCGCCCGCGCTTCCTGCGCCGGATCGTCGAGCTGGCGATAGGCATAGGGCGCGGGCGGCAGCGAATCCTGCGCCAGACCCGGCGGCGTGAACAACACCAGCAGCAGGATTGCGGCGATCGCGCCTGCGGCCAGCCACGCCCTCGGAGCGAAGAGATTCCTCACAGCGGCGCCTCTGCCGCGCGCAATTGCGCCATGATCTGCAGCACGTCACGCTCCATTATCGGGCCGATGTGCTGGTAACGGATGATACCCTGCGCATCGATCACAAAGGTTTCGGGCACGCCCGACGAACCGATAGCGAGTTGCAGCGCGCTGACATCGTCGCGCGCGACGGCGCGATAAGGATTGCCGTGACGGGCCAGAAAGGCGGCGATATCCTCCTGCTTGTCGCGAATCGCCACGCCGTCGATGGCCACACCCTGCTGCGCCAGCGCGTCCAGCACGGGCGCCTCGACGATACAGGGCACGCACCAGCTGGCCCATACGTTCAAAAGACGCGGACCTTCGCTGCTCGCGCCCGCCAGCACCACGGTCGGCAGATCGTCGGTTCCCGCGGGCAGCTCCAGCGCGGGCAAGGGGCGGCCGATCATGCGGCTTTCCACCTCGGTCGAAGCGGGATTGGCAAGCCCCCATGCCACCAGCGCCCCCAGCATCACGAAAATCGCCAGCGGCAGCCAGATCAGCCATGCGATGCCGGGCTTGTCCGCCGCGCCTTGCGTTGCCGTATTGCTCATGCTCCGGTCCCTGCCGTGGTGCCTGACGAAGGGCCGGATCGTACCAGCGGATTGACTTCCCGCCGCTCGGCAATGCGGCGCATGCTCGCCTGACGACGCCAGCCGCTGGCGATCCTGCCGACCAGCGCCAGCGCCCCGCCGAACGCAATCAGCAAGCCGCCCAGCCAGATCAGCGGGACGAAGGGCTTCCACCACAGGCGAAGCTGCCAGCGCCCGTCCTCACCCTGCTCGCCCACAACGGCGTAAAGCTGGCCGTTCCAGCGGGTCGCCAGCGCGCTTTCGCTGGTAGTCTGCACCGGCGAGGTGAAGGTGCGCGATTGCGGATGCAGCGCAATCGGCGCAGCCCCGCGATAGCGCGCCTGCATATCGGCCTGCAAAGCGGTCCAGTTCGGGCCCGCGACCGGATCGATGGCGGCCAGTTCGATGTCCCACGGGCCAACCCCG
Coding sequences:
- a CDS encoding potassium transporter Kup translates to MASHGGGHALTGKERTSAKLKLAAGAVGIVFGDIGTSPLYAFRETFVGPHPLALDKLHILGVVSLIFWSMTLVVSIQYVTILMRADNKGQGGSLALVALISRHMGKSRFGWLTVLLGVMATSLFYGDSMITPAISVLSAVEGLTVVEARFEQWVIPIALVMLVGLFLLQKRGTAKVGALFAPIMITYFCVLAVLGVTHIVQNPGVLVALNPWYAVQFFMVDKTLAFLALGSVVLAVTGAEALYADMGHFGRGPLRISWFAFVMPALLLNYFGQAAMVTSLSGPDAAEAIRNPFFMMAPEVMRFPLVILAMMATFIASQAVISGAFSITHQAMQLGFIPRLSILHTSETEAGQIYIPAINWALMVAVILLVLTFQNSSNLASAYGIAVTGAMLIDTCLLAALFLAVWRWKWWMAVPVVVLFFIVDGAYFAANATKVPDGGWFPLLIGAVAFTLLTTWAKGRKLMHERMAEVALPIEIFAKSATNSATRVSGTAIFMASSTAGVPSALLHNIKHNKVLHERVVVLTVKIEDYPYVDPAKRHEIHDLGRGFYRLILHYGFMEETDVPKALADIDHCGGMFDMMQTSFFLSRQTLLPSENPGMMIWREKIFAWMLRNAANAMEFFRLPTNRVVELGSQLEI
- a CDS encoding inner membrane-spanning protein YciB translates to MMTQQTEAAPAKRKSGWLNLAIDYGPLLIFFLVYRYFSPEEKGNAVGEVLAVVKGTGAFIVAALVALGVSKWKLGHITPMLMLSTALIVFFGGLTIFFQDPVFVQVKPTIIYAIFAVALLVGWRMGKPLLKYLLGAAFEGLSDRGWLMLSRNWGFYFVGLAVLNEVMRAALPFEQWLTAKFWLFMPLSFLFTFMQLPMMMREGLGKEDEVEEETTHPPV
- a CDS encoding cytochrome c-type biogenesis protein; amino-acid sequence: MLLLVLFTPPGLAQDSLPPAPYAYRQLDDPAQEARAQELMETIRCLTCQSQSIADSDAPMAGDMRSEVRQRIAAGEDPEAIRQWLIDRYGDYISYKPVVTGLTWPLFAAPVVLLLLALFLLRGRFRRNRHSPESGGGE
- a CDS encoding tetratricopeptide repeat protein, whose translation is MSWFIVVPLAVAVFAALIFVLKLPRPAWELTGSALLLGLAGYAAQGSPSLQGAPKPPRESRESMEAALVEVRQGMQAEFAPGRRYLVTADAMTRNGQFSAAAAILRGAIREHPDDPDAWLALGNALVGHAQGIATPAALYSYDKAAALAPRHPGPPFFAGLALAQTGRYAEARDRWQSLLDRPLADGDTADSEPWRAVLEAQVRQLDALIEAQQGQMPAPAGPMAAPAR
- the ftsY gene encoding signal recognition particle-docking protein FtsY, with translation MSESWQTRVFGGFRKTSERLSENLAGIGGQTRLTDAQLDELEDALILSDLGPRAAMRIREKLAERRFDRGADQRAIQEAVAEEIAEILRPVAKPLDVTAFPRPHVVLVIGVNGSGKTTTIAKLAHLFQEEDYSVMLAAGDTFRAAAIGQLKVWADRIGVPVVTGPEGGDPASVVFDGVKAATDKGSDALIVDTAGRLQNKRELMDELAKIRKVLGRLNPEAPHDVVLVLDATNGQNALSQIDVFKEVAGVTGLVMTKLDGTARGGVLVAAAEQYGLPIHAIGVGEGIDDLRPFDPDLVARVIAGVA
- a CDS encoding DsbE family thiol:disulfide interchange protein, producing MSNTATQGAADKPGIAWLIWLPLAIFVMLGALVAWGLANPASTEVESRMIGRPLPALELPAGTDDLPTVVLAGASSEGPRLLNVWASWCVPCIVEAPVLDALAQQGVAIDGVAIRDKQEDIAAFLARHGNPYRAVARDDVSALQLAIGSSGVPETFVIDAQGIIRYQHIGPIMERDVLQIMAQLRAAEAPL
- a CDS encoding bifunctional diguanylate cyclase/phosphodiesterase, with product MEQIFAMSDRAKHPEGQGKSRPTDRYRRAERDLVLLGVIIAATIMLVGHAGAVMPQVLGFFNGDGDGPAQWAASALLLNIALIIFGWRRYKELIGEVEKSRIAEEEARELALTDPLTGSLNRRSILPLTEEMVLEAEKADKAVAFVMIDLDNFKQINDLNGHRAGDCMLIEIAQRIRAQMPPGARLARLGGDEFACVVPYNRSSPDLIDQLATSIIDIAQQPIAINGGELAVGLSLGLATSVELDQPGPNAAGELLHMADIAMYHAKKMGRNRYDWFTPEMERELKLRSELESGIRRGIARGEFVPFYEQQVDVETGELTGFEMLARWQSPTLGLVTPDFFIPVAEEIGCIAELSEAVIAQALKDAADWDPALTLSVNISPVQLRDPWFAQKLLKLLSEAKFPPERLEIEVTESCLHENIGLVRSLVTSLKNQGVSVSLDDFGTGYASIAQLRALPFDRIKIDRSFIAELGRSGDNAALVSAITSIGAGMRLPVTAEGIESEHVRDRLRGLGQFKGQGYFYGRPEPAEKVHARLKSEARLAEDVRTPSRLGPQSAKTPEDGEPPRAAKG
- the dapF gene encoding diaminopimelate epimerase → MRIPFTKMHGLGNDFVVLDARAEPLPPINGEIAAALADRHTGIGCDQLVLIEPSDMADIRMRIFNSDGGEVEACGNATRAVGLLVGGELTVETLGGLLAVRPDAAGIAVDMGVPRFEWDAIPLAYAMDTLAMPVGWDMLDAPVAVNVGNPHAVFFVDDLAAIPLGEIGPVIEHDPVFPQAVNVNVAQVLSRGAIRLRVWERGAGLTRACGTGACATAVAAMRRGLVDREVTVSLPGGDLVIGWGQDSAEAKGRITMTGPATISYTGAFDWGAYA
- a CDS encoding MiaB/RimO family radical SAM methylthiotransferase, with the translated sequence MTLGCRLNMAESERIAAILNGSADKTVVVNSCAVTQEAVRQTRRAIRRLRRSHPDARLLVTGCAADIEGEQIAAMPEVDGLVANAAKLEPRAWSAGDAPRHAPQPAARARTRAFVPVQNGCDHSCTFCVIPQGRGASRSLPVDDIVRIVTDHLDQGAPEIVLTGVDVTSWGHDLPGAPALGVLVRALLDACPGLARLRLSSIDGAEIDPLLEDMAAHEPRFMPHLHLSLQSGDDMILKRMKRRHSRADAIRLVERLKNRRPDLAVGADLIAGFPTETDDMHANNLSIISACDIVHGHVFPFSPRPGTPAARMPQVDPVRVKARAAEMRGAVAVQRRQWLDGLIGSTQTVLAERDGTGHAENFAPVRLPAGMAQGETARLRITARDEGLLVGEAA